A window of the Citrus sinensis cultivar Valencia sweet orange chromosome 9, DVS_A1.0, whole genome shotgun sequence genome harbors these coding sequences:
- the LOC102623613 gene encoding non-functional pseudokinase ZED1-like encodes MSSFFRKIKHLGKAYKETFMLRNGKVFLEKLIKSCDNKRNPIRCFHENELKIATKNYDRQKVITTGLGYELFKGFLHDYPVSIMKFVNSDYAAEFCFNNIVFASQMNHKNVIRLIGCCLETENPVLVFEYVEYGTLADCIYHPRQPNFEPVTWSLRLKIAMEIAYGIAYLHVGFSRPIVFRNLRPSNILFQGQSVAKLFDFSYSESIPEGETRIRGRVMGTFGYLPPEYIATGDCNEKCDVYSFGMLLLELLTGQRAVDRETEDGWFLSDRVRKYIKKSRFTEIVDPEIVGERLCSAKEQKLKAFTRLAFNCLSVSADDRPTMVDVAKQLRLMHRSEM; translated from the coding sequence ATGAGTTCGTTTTTTAGGAAGATCAAGCATCTGGGCAAGGCTTATAAGGAGACATTCATGTTGAGGAATGGCaaagtttttcttgaaaaattgatcaaatcttgTGATAATAAACGCAACCCTATTCGTTGTTTCCATGAAAACGAGCTCAAGAtagcaacaaaaaattatgacaGACAGAAAGTTATAACAACTGGATTGGGCTATGAATTATTCAAGGGTTTTCTGCATGACTATCCTGTTTCTATCATGAAATTTGTAAACTCCGACTATGCAgctgaattttgttttaataacaTTGTATTTGCATCACAAATGAATCACAAGAATGTGATAAGGCTGATTGGATGCTGCCTAGAAACTGAAAATCCTGTTTTGGTATTTGAATATGTTGAGTATGGAACTCTTGCTGATTGTATTTATCATCCTCGTCAACCCAATTTTGAACCTGTCACATGGTCACTGAGGTTAAAGATTGCAATGGAGATAGCTTATGGAATTGCATATCTCCATGTTGGTTTCTCCAGGCCTATTGTTTTCAGAAACTTAAGACCATCGAATATTTTATTCCAGGGACAATCTGTTGCCAAACTGTTTGATTTTTCGTACTCTGAATCTATTCCAGAGGGTGAAACACGCATAAGAGGCAGGGTGATGGGAACATTTGGATATCTTCCTCCTGAATACATTGCAACAGGTGATTGCAATGAGAAGTGTGATGTTTATAGTTTTGGTATGTTGCTACTTGAGCTCTTGACTGGACAGAGGGCGGTTGATCGAGAAACTGAAGATGGGTGGTTTTTGTCTGATCGTgtgagaaaatatattaagaaGAGTAGGTTCACTGAGATAGTGGATCCCGAAATTGTTGGAGAAAGATTATGCTCAGCAAAAGAGCAAAAATTGAAAGCTTTCACAAGGCTGGCCTTCAATTGTCTCTCTGTATCAGCAGATGATAGACCTACAATGGTAGATGTGGCAAAACAACTTAGGCTAATGCATCGTTCtgaaatgtaa
- the LOC102623809 gene encoding pentatricopeptide repeat-containing protein At2g41720 isoform X3, with the protein MKNQKNYCARNDIYNMMIRLHARHNQIDKARGLFFEMQKWRCKPDAETYNALISAHGRAGQWRWAMNIFDDMLRAAVAPSRSTYNNLINACGSTGNWREALKVCKKMTENGVGPDLVTHNIVLSAYKNGAQYSKALSYFELMKGTNIRPDTTTHNIVIYCLEKLGQYDKAIDLFHSMREKRSECLPDIVTFTSIIHLYSVNGQIENCKGAFNTMLAEGLKPNIVSYNALMAAYASHGMSKEALSVFNEIKKNGLCPDIVSYTSLLNAYGRSQQPVKAREVFNMMRINNLKPNLVSYSALIDAYGSNGLLAEAVEVFREMEQDGIEPNIVSICTLLAACGRCGRKVNIDAVLLAAEMRDIKLNTVAYNSAIGSYMNVGEYEKAIALYKCMKKRKVMPDSVTYTVLISSCCRLSRYSEALGFLDEMMDLKIPLTNQVYSSVISAYSKQGLIAEAESMFNMMKMSGCSPDIITYTAMLHAYNTAEDWEKACALFLEMETNNIEPDSIACSALMRAFNKGGQPSKVLLVAEFMREKDITFSDSIFFEMVLACSLLRDWKTTIDLIKQMEPSFHVVSIGLLNQLLHLLGKSGRIESMMKLFFKIVSSGAEANFNTYSILLKNLLAAGNWRKYIEVLQWMEDAGIQPSYGMFRDIVSFAQTRGGAEYAAIIQERIEMNLFKIAETKAAAGLKASATCINFLMHYGILENEIWGSKF; encoded by the exons ATGAAAAATCAGAAGAATTATTGTGCGCGGAATGATATCTACAATATGATGATCAGGTTGCATGCTAGACATAATCAAATAGACAAGGCCCGTGGACTTTTTTTCGAGATGCAAAAGTGGAG GTGCAAGCCGGATGCTGAAACTTACAATGCTCTTATCAGTGCACATGGTAGAGCTGGTCAGTGGCGTTGGGCTATGAATATCTTTGATGATATGCTGCGTGCAGCT GTCGCTCCTAGTCGATCAACCTATAATAACTTGATTAATGCTTGTGGATCTACTGGAAATTGGAGAGAAGCTCTGAAAGTTTGCAAGAAAATGACAGAAAATGGAGTTGGCCCTGATCTGGTGACTCACAATATTGTGTTGTCTGCATATAAGAATGGGGCCCAGTATTCAAAAGCTTTATCTTACTTTGAACTAATGAAAGGGACAAATATTCGTCCTGACACAACCACCCATAATATTGTGATCTATTGCCTAGAAAAGCTCGGACAGTATGACAAAGCTATTGACTTGTTCCATTCCATGAGGGAGAAGAGATCGGAATGCCTGCCAGACATTGTTACATTCACTAGCATCATTCATTTGTATTCTGTGAATGGGCAGATTGAAAATTGTAAGGGTGCCTTCAATACAATGCTTGCAGAAGGATTAAAACCTAACATCGTTTCATATAACGCCCTAATGGCTGCATATGCGTCGCATGGAATGAGTAAAGAAGCATTATCTGTTTTTAAtgagataaagaaaaatggtttaTGCCCGGATATTGTATCTTATACATCTTTACTGAATGCTTATGGAAGATCACAACAACCTGTAAAGGCCAGGGAAGTATTCAACATGATGAGAATAAACAACCTGAAGCCAAATCTCGTTAGTTACAGTGCACTGATTGATGCATATGGATCTAATGGGTTGCTAGCGGAAGCAGTGGAAGTCTTCCGTGAAATGGAGCAAGATGGTATTGAGCCTAACATTGTGTCAATATGCACCCTCTTGGCTGCCTGTGGCCGCTGTGGTCGAAAAGTAAATATTGATGCTGTACTTTTAGCAGCTGAGATGCGagacataaaattaaacacagTTGCATATAATTCGGCTATTGGAAGCTATATGAATGTGGGGGAATATGAGAAGGCTATAGCTTTGTACAAGtgtatgaaaaaaagaaaggttatGCCTGATTCTGTTACCTATACTGTCTTGATAAGTAGTTGCTGTAGGTTGTCAAGATACAGTGAGGCCCTTGGGTTTCTTGATGAGATGATGGATCTGAAAATTCCTTTGACCAACCAGGTGTACTCATCTGTGATCTCTGCCTACAGCAAACAG GGTCTAATTGCTGAAGCAGAATCAATGTTCAACATGATGAAAATGTCTGGCTGTTCTCCTGACATTATTACATATACTGCAATGCTACATGCTTACAACACTGCAG AGGATTGGGAAAAGGCATGTGCACTATTTCTTGAAATGGAGACAAATAATATTGAACCAGATTCTATTGCATGTTCAGCACTGATGAGAGCTTTCAATAAAGGAGGCCAACCATCCAAGGTTCTTCTTGTTGCGGAGTTTATGAGAGAAAAAGATATCACCTTTTCTGattctattttctttgaaatGGTATTAGCTTGTAGCCT GTTGCGAGATTGGAAGACAACAATTGACCTGATCAAACAGATGGAACCATCATTCCATGTAGTTTCAATAGGACTTCTGAATCAACTTCTACATCTGCTCGGCAAAAGTGGGAGAATTGAATCTATGATGAAG TTGTTCTTCAAGATAGTATCATCAGGTGCTGAAGCCAACTTCAATACTTATTCCATTTTGTTGAAAAATCTTTTGGCTGCTGGAAATTGGAGAAAGTATATAGAG GTCCTGCAGTGGATGGAGGATGCTGGAATTCAACCTTCTTATGGAATGTTTCGTGATATAGTTTCTTTTGCACAAACAAGGGGCGGAGCTGAATATGCAGCTATTATTCAAGAAAGAATAG AGATGAATTTGTTCAAAATCGCAGAAACCAAAGCTGCAGCTGGTTTAAAAGCATCAGCGACTTGCATTAACTTTCTCATGCATTATGG AATCCTTGAGAATGAAATCTGGGGATCCAAGTTTTGA
- the LOC102623809 gene encoding pentatricopeptide repeat-containing protein At2g41720 isoform X2, producing MATVQHHSPLIKLTHSPDSTHSNTLKPPLKIHCNAKRKPKPDPSSPFKGRRSGLVDYDKGQHEVSTQVSGLRKSDIPRRHRLAVEGNRFQKDWSVSEVVERVLELKHYEDVEGVLNRWVGRFARKNFPFLIKEITQRGAINHSNQVFNWMKNQKNYCARNDIYNMMIRLHARHNQIDKARGLFFEMQKWRCKPDAETYNALISAHGRAGQWRWAMNIFDDMLRAAVAPSRSTYNNLINACGSTGNWREALKVCKKMTENGVGPDLVTHNIVLSAYKNGAQYSKALSYFELMKGTNIRPDTTTHNIVIYCLEKLGQYDKAIDLFHSMREKRSECLPDIVTFTSIIHLYSVNGQIENCKGAFNTMLAEGLKPNIVSYNALMAAYASHGMSKEALSVFNEIKKNGLCPDIVSYTSLLNAYGRSQQPVKAREVFNMMRINNLKPNLVSYSALIDAYGSNGLLAEAVEVFREMEQDGIEPNIVSICTLLAACGRCGRKVNIDAVLLAAEMRDIKLNTVAYNSAIGSYMNVGEYEKAIALYKCMKKRKVMPDSVTYTVLISSCCRLSRYSEALGFLDEMMDLKIPLTNQVYSSVISAYSKQGLIAEAESMFNMMKMSGCSPDIITYTAMLHAYNTAEDWEKACALFLEMETNNIEPDSIACSALMRAFNKGGQPSKVLLVAEFMREKDITFSDSIFFEMVLACSLLRDWKTTIDLIKQMEPSFHVVSIGLLNQLLHLLGKSGRIESMMKLFFKIVSSGAEANFNTYSILLKNLLAAGNWRKYIEVLQWMEDAGIQPSYGMFRDIVSFAQTRGGAEYAAIIQERIESLRMKSGDPSFDQQSTSSSSSIVTVDS from the exons ATGGCTACCGTTCAACATCACTCGCCCCTTATCAAACTCACCCACTCGCCCGATTCAACTCACTCCAACACACTCAAACCGCCCCTGAAAATCCACTGCAACGCCAAACGCAAGCCCAAGCCCGACCCCAGCTCACCCTTCAAGGGCAGAAGATCGGGGCTCGTTGACTACGACAAAGGCCAACACGAGGTCTCCACCCAAGTCAGCGGACTCAGAAAATCCGACATACCAAGACGGCACCGTTTAGCGGTGGAGGGCAACAGGTTCCAAAAGGACTGGTCCGTTTCTGAGGTTGTTGAAAGAGTTTTGGAGCTCAAACACTATGAAGATGTTGAGGGTGTCTTGAACAGGTGGGTGGGCCGGTTCGCTAGAAAAAACTTCCCTTTCTTAATaaag GAAATAACACAAAGAGGTGCCATTAACCATAGCAATCAAGTCTTCAATTGGATGAAAAATCAGAAGAATTATTGTGCGCGGAATGATATCTACAATATGATGATCAGGTTGCATGCTAGACATAATCAAATAGACAAGGCCCGTGGACTTTTTTTCGAGATGCAAAAGTGGAG GTGCAAGCCGGATGCTGAAACTTACAATGCTCTTATCAGTGCACATGGTAGAGCTGGTCAGTGGCGTTGGGCTATGAATATCTTTGATGATATGCTGCGTGCAGCT GTCGCTCCTAGTCGATCAACCTATAATAACTTGATTAATGCTTGTGGATCTACTGGAAATTGGAGAGAAGCTCTGAAAGTTTGCAAGAAAATGACAGAAAATGGAGTTGGCCCTGATCTGGTGACTCACAATATTGTGTTGTCTGCATATAAGAATGGGGCCCAGTATTCAAAAGCTTTATCTTACTTTGAACTAATGAAAGGGACAAATATTCGTCCTGACACAACCACCCATAATATTGTGATCTATTGCCTAGAAAAGCTCGGACAGTATGACAAAGCTATTGACTTGTTCCATTCCATGAGGGAGAAGAGATCGGAATGCCTGCCAGACATTGTTACATTCACTAGCATCATTCATTTGTATTCTGTGAATGGGCAGATTGAAAATTGTAAGGGTGCCTTCAATACAATGCTTGCAGAAGGATTAAAACCTAACATCGTTTCATATAACGCCCTAATGGCTGCATATGCGTCGCATGGAATGAGTAAAGAAGCATTATCTGTTTTTAAtgagataaagaaaaatggtttaTGCCCGGATATTGTATCTTATACATCTTTACTGAATGCTTATGGAAGATCACAACAACCTGTAAAGGCCAGGGAAGTATTCAACATGATGAGAATAAACAACCTGAAGCCAAATCTCGTTAGTTACAGTGCACTGATTGATGCATATGGATCTAATGGGTTGCTAGCGGAAGCAGTGGAAGTCTTCCGTGAAATGGAGCAAGATGGTATTGAGCCTAACATTGTGTCAATATGCACCCTCTTGGCTGCCTGTGGCCGCTGTGGTCGAAAAGTAAATATTGATGCTGTACTTTTAGCAGCTGAGATGCGagacataaaattaaacacagTTGCATATAATTCGGCTATTGGAAGCTATATGAATGTGGGGGAATATGAGAAGGCTATAGCTTTGTACAAGtgtatgaaaaaaagaaaggttatGCCTGATTCTGTTACCTATACTGTCTTGATAAGTAGTTGCTGTAGGTTGTCAAGATACAGTGAGGCCCTTGGGTTTCTTGATGAGATGATGGATCTGAAAATTCCTTTGACCAACCAGGTGTACTCATCTGTGATCTCTGCCTACAGCAAACAG GGTCTAATTGCTGAAGCAGAATCAATGTTCAACATGATGAAAATGTCTGGCTGTTCTCCTGACATTATTACATATACTGCAATGCTACATGCTTACAACACTGCAG AGGATTGGGAAAAGGCATGTGCACTATTTCTTGAAATGGAGACAAATAATATTGAACCAGATTCTATTGCATGTTCAGCACTGATGAGAGCTTTCAATAAAGGAGGCCAACCATCCAAGGTTCTTCTTGTTGCGGAGTTTATGAGAGAAAAAGATATCACCTTTTCTGattctattttctttgaaatGGTATTAGCTTGTAGCCT GTTGCGAGATTGGAAGACAACAATTGACCTGATCAAACAGATGGAACCATCATTCCATGTAGTTTCAATAGGACTTCTGAATCAACTTCTACATCTGCTCGGCAAAAGTGGGAGAATTGAATCTATGATGAAG TTGTTCTTCAAGATAGTATCATCAGGTGCTGAAGCCAACTTCAATACTTATTCCATTTTGTTGAAAAATCTTTTGGCTGCTGGAAATTGGAGAAAGTATATAGAG GTCCTGCAGTGGATGGAGGATGCTGGAATTCAACCTTCTTATGGAATGTTTCGTGATATAGTTTCTTTTGCACAAACAAGGGGCGGAGCTGAATATGCAGCTATTATTCAAGAAAGAATAG AATCCTTGAGAATGAAATCTGGGGATCCAAGTTTTGACCAACAATCCACGAGTTCCTCTTCTTCCATCGTCACAGTTGATAGCTAG
- the LOC102611648 gene encoding agamous-like MADS-box protein AGL62, which yields MADKKTKGRQKIESEDGRLITFSKRRSGIYKKASELVTLTGSEIAILVFSQSGKPFSFGHPSIEAVANRFVGLNQAANDNTHPLAEAHRQVRINELNHQHNELLRQLDEEKEREKVLKQMRRGKETQPRWWETSVDELNHQELLQMDATIDNLYKTFLAKLDEKTAAASSSMAPPMYFHHK from the coding sequence ATGGCAGACAAGAAAACCAAAGGGAGACAAAAGATTGAGAGTGAGGATGGTAGGTTGATCACGTTCTCAAAACGTAGATCTGGGATCTACAAGAAGGCCAGTGAGCTTGTGACTCTCACGGGCTCTGAGATTGCCATTCTGGTGTTCTCACAGTCTGGAAAGCCTTTCTCATTCGGCCACCCTTCCATTGAAGCTGTTGCAAACCGCTTCGTGGGGTTGAACCAGGCAGCAAATGACAACACTCATCCGCTGGCTGAGGCTCACCGCCAGGTGAGAATTAATGAACTCAATCACCAGCATAATGAGCTGCTTCGCCAATTGGATGAGGAAAAGGAACGGGAGAAGGTGTTGAAGCAGATGAGGAGGGGGAAAGAGACTCAGCCGCGTTGGTGGGAAACTTCAGTTGATGAGCTCAACCATCAGGAGCTGCTTCAAATGGATGCAACAATTGATAATCTGTATAAAACTTTTCTTGCCAAACTCGATGAAAAGACTGCTGCTGCCTCTTCCTCTATGGCACCTCCTATGTATTTTcatcataaataa
- the LOC102623809 gene encoding pentatricopeptide repeat-containing protein At2g41720 isoform X1: MATVQHHSPLIKLTHSPDSTHSNTLKPPLKIHCNAKRKPKPDPSSPFKGRRSGLVDYDKGQHEVSTQVSGLRKSDIPRRHRLAVEGNRFQKDWSVSEVVERVLELKHYEDVEGVLNRWVGRFARKNFPFLIKEITQRGAINHSNQVFNWMKNQKNYCARNDIYNMMIRLHARHNQIDKARGLFFEMQKWRCKPDAETYNALISAHGRAGQWRWAMNIFDDMLRAAVAPSRSTYNNLINACGSTGNWREALKVCKKMTENGVGPDLVTHNIVLSAYKNGAQYSKALSYFELMKGTNIRPDTTTHNIVIYCLEKLGQYDKAIDLFHSMREKRSECLPDIVTFTSIIHLYSVNGQIENCKGAFNTMLAEGLKPNIVSYNALMAAYASHGMSKEALSVFNEIKKNGLCPDIVSYTSLLNAYGRSQQPVKAREVFNMMRINNLKPNLVSYSALIDAYGSNGLLAEAVEVFREMEQDGIEPNIVSICTLLAACGRCGRKVNIDAVLLAAEMRDIKLNTVAYNSAIGSYMNVGEYEKAIALYKCMKKRKVMPDSVTYTVLISSCCRLSRYSEALGFLDEMMDLKIPLTNQVYSSVISAYSKQGLIAEAESMFNMMKMSGCSPDIITYTAMLHAYNTAEDWEKACALFLEMETNNIEPDSIACSALMRAFNKGGQPSKVLLVAEFMREKDITFSDSIFFEMVLACSLLRDWKTTIDLIKQMEPSFHVVSIGLLNQLLHLLGKSGRIESMMKLFFKIVSSGAEANFNTYSILLKNLLAAGNWRKYIEVLQWMEDAGIQPSYGMFRDIVSFAQTRGGAEYAAIIQERIEMNLFKIAETKAAAGLKASATCINFLMHYGILENEIWGSKF, encoded by the exons ATGGCTACCGTTCAACATCACTCGCCCCTTATCAAACTCACCCACTCGCCCGATTCAACTCACTCCAACACACTCAAACCGCCCCTGAAAATCCACTGCAACGCCAAACGCAAGCCCAAGCCCGACCCCAGCTCACCCTTCAAGGGCAGAAGATCGGGGCTCGTTGACTACGACAAAGGCCAACACGAGGTCTCCACCCAAGTCAGCGGACTCAGAAAATCCGACATACCAAGACGGCACCGTTTAGCGGTGGAGGGCAACAGGTTCCAAAAGGACTGGTCCGTTTCTGAGGTTGTTGAAAGAGTTTTGGAGCTCAAACACTATGAAGATGTTGAGGGTGTCTTGAACAGGTGGGTGGGCCGGTTCGCTAGAAAAAACTTCCCTTTCTTAATaaag GAAATAACACAAAGAGGTGCCATTAACCATAGCAATCAAGTCTTCAATTGGATGAAAAATCAGAAGAATTATTGTGCGCGGAATGATATCTACAATATGATGATCAGGTTGCATGCTAGACATAATCAAATAGACAAGGCCCGTGGACTTTTTTTCGAGATGCAAAAGTGGAG GTGCAAGCCGGATGCTGAAACTTACAATGCTCTTATCAGTGCACATGGTAGAGCTGGTCAGTGGCGTTGGGCTATGAATATCTTTGATGATATGCTGCGTGCAGCT GTCGCTCCTAGTCGATCAACCTATAATAACTTGATTAATGCTTGTGGATCTACTGGAAATTGGAGAGAAGCTCTGAAAGTTTGCAAGAAAATGACAGAAAATGGAGTTGGCCCTGATCTGGTGACTCACAATATTGTGTTGTCTGCATATAAGAATGGGGCCCAGTATTCAAAAGCTTTATCTTACTTTGAACTAATGAAAGGGACAAATATTCGTCCTGACACAACCACCCATAATATTGTGATCTATTGCCTAGAAAAGCTCGGACAGTATGACAAAGCTATTGACTTGTTCCATTCCATGAGGGAGAAGAGATCGGAATGCCTGCCAGACATTGTTACATTCACTAGCATCATTCATTTGTATTCTGTGAATGGGCAGATTGAAAATTGTAAGGGTGCCTTCAATACAATGCTTGCAGAAGGATTAAAACCTAACATCGTTTCATATAACGCCCTAATGGCTGCATATGCGTCGCATGGAATGAGTAAAGAAGCATTATCTGTTTTTAAtgagataaagaaaaatggtttaTGCCCGGATATTGTATCTTATACATCTTTACTGAATGCTTATGGAAGATCACAACAACCTGTAAAGGCCAGGGAAGTATTCAACATGATGAGAATAAACAACCTGAAGCCAAATCTCGTTAGTTACAGTGCACTGATTGATGCATATGGATCTAATGGGTTGCTAGCGGAAGCAGTGGAAGTCTTCCGTGAAATGGAGCAAGATGGTATTGAGCCTAACATTGTGTCAATATGCACCCTCTTGGCTGCCTGTGGCCGCTGTGGTCGAAAAGTAAATATTGATGCTGTACTTTTAGCAGCTGAGATGCGagacataaaattaaacacagTTGCATATAATTCGGCTATTGGAAGCTATATGAATGTGGGGGAATATGAGAAGGCTATAGCTTTGTACAAGtgtatgaaaaaaagaaaggttatGCCTGATTCTGTTACCTATACTGTCTTGATAAGTAGTTGCTGTAGGTTGTCAAGATACAGTGAGGCCCTTGGGTTTCTTGATGAGATGATGGATCTGAAAATTCCTTTGACCAACCAGGTGTACTCATCTGTGATCTCTGCCTACAGCAAACAG GGTCTAATTGCTGAAGCAGAATCAATGTTCAACATGATGAAAATGTCTGGCTGTTCTCCTGACATTATTACATATACTGCAATGCTACATGCTTACAACACTGCAG AGGATTGGGAAAAGGCATGTGCACTATTTCTTGAAATGGAGACAAATAATATTGAACCAGATTCTATTGCATGTTCAGCACTGATGAGAGCTTTCAATAAAGGAGGCCAACCATCCAAGGTTCTTCTTGTTGCGGAGTTTATGAGAGAAAAAGATATCACCTTTTCTGattctattttctttgaaatGGTATTAGCTTGTAGCCT GTTGCGAGATTGGAAGACAACAATTGACCTGATCAAACAGATGGAACCATCATTCCATGTAGTTTCAATAGGACTTCTGAATCAACTTCTACATCTGCTCGGCAAAAGTGGGAGAATTGAATCTATGATGAAG TTGTTCTTCAAGATAGTATCATCAGGTGCTGAAGCCAACTTCAATACTTATTCCATTTTGTTGAAAAATCTTTTGGCTGCTGGAAATTGGAGAAAGTATATAGAG GTCCTGCAGTGGATGGAGGATGCTGGAATTCAACCTTCTTATGGAATGTTTCGTGATATAGTTTCTTTTGCACAAACAAGGGGCGGAGCTGAATATGCAGCTATTATTCAAGAAAGAATAG AGATGAATTTGTTCAAAATCGCAGAAACCAAAGCTGCAGCTGGTTTAAAAGCATCAGCGACTTGCATTAACTTTCTCATGCATTATGG AATCCTTGAGAATGAAATCTGGGGATCCAAGTTTTGA